TTAATGTTCACAAATGCATCTTTATAGTTAGCCAGCTCATTCCTTTCACTAAGTTCTTCTAAAGAAGGAAGAGAATTTATGCTAGAAAGTCCAAATATTTCCAGAAATCTATCTGTTGTCCTGAAAAGTAGTGGAGAGCCAACGCTTTTTTTCCGACCGGCAACTCGTACTAAACCATGTTTAAGGAGAGTATCAACAACTCTATCGCAACGTACGGACCTTATCTCTTCTATTTCTGATCGGGTGACAGGTTGGTTATACGCTATAACAGAAAGAGTTTCGAGTGCAGCTCTGCTTAAGCGAACACGTTGTAAAGAAACGCTATTTGCAAAATCTTCAATTACCTCACTTAAACTTGAATCCGTCGCTATTTGCCAACCACCAGCTAAAAATAAAATTCTTAATCCGTGGTTTTCTTCATAAACATTCTTTATGCAATCTATAGCTTTATCTATACGCTGTACTGAAACTCCTAAATATGAGGCTAATTCTTGAGATGTGATTGGTTGTGGGGAAATAAAAAGCATCGCCTCTACTTGTCGCTCAAGAAGCTCCATTTTTAGAACTATTTTTGTTTCTTTATCCTGCCGCAATCTCAACATCTCCCCATATTTTATGTTGTATCAGATTTATCATTCCCAGACGTGACAT
This Synergistaceae bacterium DNA region includes the following protein-coding sequences:
- the scpB gene encoding SMC-Scp complex subunit ScpB, whose protein sequence is MELLERQVEAMLFISPQPITSQELASYLGVSVQRIDKAIDCIKNVYEENHGLRILFLAGGWQIATDSSLSEVIEDFANSVSLQRVRLSRAALETLSVIAYNQPVTRSEIEEIRSVRCDRVVDTLLKHGLVRVAGRKKSVGSPLLFRTTDRFLEIFGLSSINSLPSLEELSERNELANYKDAFVNINEEIFSSDSSE